AGGATTAAGGCAAGAGCAAATTTAATCCTGAACAAAGATAACTGCAAACTTCTTTTTAGGGATAAGAAAATGGCTGAAATCAAAATTACCGAACTGCGTCCTACTGGTTCTGAATTGTTTGAAGATTCTGAAACCTTTCTCAAAGAACTCAACGATGACGAAATGACTGTAACTTTAGGCGGTAGCGACAGTCTCCTCTCGATTTCTGCTGACACGGTTGATAAATCTTTCATCAGCGTAGGTGGGGATGTCTCCGTCTCTAAGTAGAGTCTTGAAGTATTTGACTCTAATTGGCAACCAATTTTAATTGCAAACCAGAAAATCAAACGCAATATTGTTTAAGGAGAAAAATCATGGCTGAAATCAAAATTACCGAACTGCGTCCTACTGGTTCTGAATTGTTTGAAGATTCTGAAACCTTTCTCAAAGAACTCAACGATGACGAAATGACTGTAACTTTAGGCGGTAGCGACAGTCTCCTCTCGATTTCTGCTGACACGGTTGATAAATCTTTCATCAGCGTAGGTGGGGATGTCTCTATTTCCAAGTAGGGTCTTGAAGTATTTGACTCTAATTGCAAACCAGAAAATCAAACACAAGATTGTTTAAGGAGAAAACATCATGGCTGAAATCAAAATTACCGAACTGCGTCCTACTGGTTCTGAATTGTTTGAAGATTCTGAAACCTTTCTCAAAGAACTCAACGATGACGAAATGACTGTAACTTTAGGCGGTAGCGACAGTCTCGTCTCCATTTCTGCTGACACGGTTGATAAATCTTTCATCAGTGTTGGTGGCGATGTCTCTATTTCCAAGTAGGGTCTTGAAGTATTTGACTCTAATTGCAAACCAGAAAATCAAACACAAGATTGTTTAAGGAGAAAACATCATGGCTGAAATCAAAATTACCGAACTGCGTCCTACTGGTTCTGAATTGTTTGAAGATTCTGAAACCTTTCTCAAAGAACTCAACGATGACGAAATGACTGTAACTTTAGGCGGTAGCGACAGTCTCCTCTCCATTTCTGCCGACACAGTTGATAAATCTTTCATCAGTGTTGGTGGCGATGTCTCCATCTCCAAGTAGGGTTATTCAATGTTTGAACCCTTATCGGTAAAGACTGCTATTATTTGTCCAAGCGCATGGAACAAATAAGCTCAATCGGAGTTTGAGAAACTCCGACTGAGGATCAATTCTTAAATCCAATTATAGCGGGTCTCAGTTAACTAAGACCCGCTTCTCAAAACTTTTTACTTCCTACTTAACTTTTTCCTAGCTTCAATACCATAAAAGGGCGATCGCAAGGAATAAGATTTTAGTTGCTAACGCTAAAAACCTCACTAATAAAGAAAAGATGGTGAGAACAATGTTTTGCACAATTGTCAAGTCTCTATTGAAATAAAAAAGTAAATTGATTTAGATTAAAGTTTTGTATCATGACATTTGTATTAGGTTCTCAAAATGTTTTCGATTTTTTGGTTGAGCAGGGTATATGTAACGTAGAAGATAAAGCTCATTGTGAAATCGAACACAAATCTGCTAAAAACTTTAACTTATTACTGACCTTGCTGGGCGATCGCCAACTCCTTGTTAAACAAGAGCGTCGTAACCGAGACGGAAATACATCTGGCGAATTTTTGCGTGAGTGGCAGATTCAGGAATTTTTACATCAATTCCCCGAACTAAGCGAAATGCGCTTTTGGCTGTCAGAGGGAGTTTACTTTCATCCTGAATATTCAATTATTGTTTTAAATTACTTAAATAATTATCGTGACTTGATGGACTTCTACGCTACGGAAAATCTCTTTCCTTTGCAGATTGCTACTTCCATCGGCACGATTCTCGCTAAAATTCATCGATTGACTTTCAATAGCCAAGATTATCAAGACTTTTTTTCGCAAAATCAGGATAATCAATCCCTCGATATAGTTACCCATTTGGTACGGAACTTAGAACGGATTGGCCCAGAAATTTTTGGTTCAGTCCCCGCCGATGGTTTAAAATTCTTTAGTCTTTATCAACGTTATGACAGCTTAGGGCAAGCAATTGCTGAACTTGGTTCTTCTTTAGCTCCTTGTTGTTTAACCCATAATGACCTAAAGCTAAACAATATCTTATTGTCTAATGATTGGCAGCAAGCTAAATCTCCTCTGGTACGTTTTATTGATTGGGAACGATGCGGTTGGGGAGATCCAGCGTTTGATTTAGGCACACTCATTGGTAGCTATCTACTGATGTGGATGAAAAGCTTGATTACAAGTAAGACGATGAGCATCGATGAGTCTTTACGAATGGCGACTACGCCTTTGGAATTACTGCAACCTTCTCTTGCAGCTTTGGCGATCGCTTATACTGCTGAGTTCCCTCAAATTTTACAGCGTCGTCCTGATTTCATGCGGCGAGTCGTGCAATATTCTGGCTGGATGTTGATTACTGCTATTCAGTCAAGGCTTCAATATCAAAAGTCCTTTGGGAATATGGATATCTGTATGCTTCAGGTTGCTAAATCTTTACTATGTCGTCCAGAACAATCTATTCCCACAATTTTTGGTATGGAAGCATCAGCTTTAGGTATAGAGTCTAAAGCTATAGCCGTTTAAGGGTGGATGAGAAAAATAAATTCTTGATTCTTTATACTCTAACACTCCTGTATTTGTAGTGAAAAAGACATTATGCAACTATTAGATTCGCCACAAATTCAAACAGAAGCTA
This region of Nostoc sp. UHCC 0302 genomic DNA includes:
- a CDS encoding phosphotransferase, with amino-acid sequence MTFVLGSQNVFDFLVEQGICNVEDKAHCEIEHKSAKNFNLLLTLLGDRQLLVKQERRNRDGNTSGEFLREWQIQEFLHQFPELSEMRFWLSEGVYFHPEYSIIVLNYLNNYRDLMDFYATENLFPLQIATSIGTILAKIHRLTFNSQDYQDFFSQNQDNQSLDIVTHLVRNLERIGPEIFGSVPADGLKFFSLYQRYDSLGQAIAELGSSLAPCCLTHNDLKLNNILLSNDWQQAKSPLVRFIDWERCGWGDPAFDLGTLIGSYLLMWMKSLITSKTMSIDESLRMATTPLELLQPSLAALAIAYTAEFPQILQRRPDFMRRVVQYSGWMLITAIQSRLQYQKSFGNMDICMLQVAKSLLCRPEQSIPTIFGMEASALGIESKAIAV